Proteins found in one Amycolatopsis umgeniensis genomic segment:
- a CDS encoding VOC family protein — protein MKTKLQVSTIMLGVEDLDRAKKFYAEGLGCEIEQDFPGFVKCALGEGSPSLALYERAAAAEDAGVSPEGSGFRGSSFHHITGSREEVDEIFRAAVAAGATVIKEAVGADWGGYSGYFADPDGNLWKVATAS, from the coding sequence ATGAAGACAAAACTCCAGGTGAGCACCATCATGTTGGGTGTCGAAGACCTCGACAGGGCCAAGAAGTTCTACGCCGAAGGCCTCGGCTGCGAGATCGAACAGGACTTCCCCGGCTTCGTGAAATGCGCGCTGGGCGAAGGGTCCCCGTCGCTGGCGCTGTACGAACGGGCGGCGGCGGCCGAAGACGCCGGCGTCTCCCCCGAGGGCTCGGGTTTCCGCGGTTCCTCGTTCCACCACATCACCGGCTCCCGTGAGGAAGTGGACGAGATCTTCCGTGCCGCCGTCGCCGCGGGCGCGACCGTGATCAAGGAGGCGGTGGGAGCCGATTGGGGCGGCTACTCCGGCTACTTCGCCGACCCCGACGGCAATCTGTGGAAGGTCGCGACAGCGTCCTGA